A single window of Archangium gephyra DNA harbors:
- a CDS encoding NADPH:quinone oxidoreductase family protein, with the protein MRALQLERLDGPEGLKLVDVPEPEAGDQVLIDVVAAGVSFPDLLLTQGKYQMKPPLPFVPGVDVAGVVRSAPPGAGVKAGDKVMAFTLLGGWADVVAAPPGMTFRIPEGWSFEAAAGTVMNYHTAYFALHKRGRLRTGETVLIHGGAGGLGTAAVQVARGSGARVFAVVSTEDKAEVARSAGADRAFLSSGDWVSRVMDATKGKGVGMVFDSVGGDIFDQSLKCLAPEGRLLVVGFAGGRIPEVKVNRLLLNNLDVVGVAWGAFVTQKPQLTSEISKALAALADKGFVEPLVGKVFPLEQAAQALRELESRQATGKVVLRLREG; encoded by the coding sequence ATGCGCGCGCTGCAGCTCGAGCGGTTGGACGGTCCCGAGGGTCTGAAGCTGGTGGACGTGCCGGAGCCCGAAGCGGGCGACCAGGTGCTCATCGACGTGGTGGCGGCCGGGGTGAGCTTCCCGGACCTGCTGCTGACCCAGGGCAAGTACCAGATGAAGCCGCCGCTGCCCTTCGTGCCGGGTGTGGACGTGGCGGGCGTGGTGCGCAGCGCTCCCCCGGGCGCGGGCGTGAAGGCCGGAGACAAGGTGATGGCCTTCACCCTGCTCGGGGGCTGGGCGGACGTGGTGGCGGCGCCGCCGGGCATGACGTTCCGCATTCCCGAGGGCTGGAGCTTCGAGGCCGCCGCGGGCACGGTGATGAACTACCACACGGCCTACTTCGCGCTGCACAAGCGCGGCCGGTTGCGCACGGGCGAGACGGTGCTGATCCACGGCGGAGCCGGCGGGTTGGGGACGGCGGCCGTCCAGGTGGCGCGCGGCTCGGGGGCCCGGGTGTTCGCGGTGGTGAGCACCGAGGACAAGGCCGAGGTGGCCCGCAGCGCGGGCGCGGACCGGGCCTTCCTGTCCTCGGGCGACTGGGTGTCGCGGGTGATGGACGCGACGAAGGGCAAGGGCGTGGGGATGGTGTTCGACTCCGTGGGCGGGGACATCTTCGACCAGAGCCTCAAGTGCCTCGCCCCCGAGGGCCGGCTGCTGGTGGTGGGTTTCGCGGGCGGGCGGATTCCCGAGGTGAAGGTGAACCGGCTGCTGCTCAACAACCTCGACGTGGTGGGCGTGGCCTGGGGCGCCTTCGTGACGCAGAAGCCCCAGCTCACCTCGGAGATCTCCAAGGCGCTGGCCGCGCTCGCGGACAAGGGCTTCGTGGAGCCGCTGGTGGGCAAGGTGTTCCCGCTGGAGCAGGCGGCCCAGGCCCTGCGCGAGCTGGAGTCCCGTCAGGCCACCGGCAAGGTGGTGCTGCGTCTGCGCGAGGGGTGA
- a CDS encoding long-chain fatty acid--CoA ligase, translating into MLTGRMMDFPLTLTHFLERARTYFGRSEIVSRQPDKSLHRYTYADFYRRTCKLAHALARLGVKPGDRVASLSWNHHRHLELYFAVPSMGAVIHTLNLRLHPNDLGYIARHAEDRVIVVDRSLLPLLEKFLAAVPSVQHIIVIPDDGPTPDGRLDYEKLLAPEQDSFNWPALEERSAAMLCYTSGTTGNPKGVLYSHRSCVLHALALCMTDTFGIGEPDAILPVVPMFHAAAWGMPHAAVFTGARLVFPGPHLDPTSLLDLMAGERVTLAAGVPTIWLGILALLDQEPKRWDLRSVRTMAIGGSAAPPAMIAGFLHRHGLVVTHAWGMTELNPVGTLARPRRHHEHLPQEERLALRATQGFALPLVEVRHVSDAGKVLPWDGSTMGELEVRGPWVASSYYGGEGPDRFTPDGWFKTGDVVTLDADGYVRITDRSKDVIKSGGEWISSVDLENALMAHPAVLEAAVFAAKDPKWDERPLAAVVFKPGQSVSKEELAAHLEKRFVKWWLPDDYVFIPQIPRTSTGKFLKTKLREDYGNYLLDKQRQGS; encoded by the coding sequence ATGCTCACCGGACGCATGATGGACTTCCCGCTCACGCTCACCCACTTCCTCGAGCGTGCCCGCACCTACTTCGGCCGCTCGGAGATCGTCAGCCGCCAGCCGGACAAGTCGCTCCACCGCTATACCTACGCCGACTTCTACCGGCGCACCTGCAAGCTCGCCCATGCGCTCGCCCGGCTCGGGGTGAAGCCGGGTGACCGCGTGGCCTCGCTCAGCTGGAACCACCACCGCCACCTGGAGCTCTACTTCGCCGTGCCCTCCATGGGCGCCGTCATCCACACCCTCAACCTCCGGCTCCACCCCAACGACCTCGGCTATATCGCCCGCCACGCCGAGGACCGCGTCATCGTCGTGGACCGCTCCCTGCTGCCGCTGCTCGAGAAGTTCCTCGCCGCCGTCCCCTCCGTCCAGCACATCATCGTCATCCCCGATGACGGCCCCACCCCCGACGGACGCCTCGACTACGAGAAGCTGCTCGCCCCCGAGCAGGACTCCTTCAACTGGCCCGCGCTCGAGGAGCGCTCCGCGGCGATGCTCTGCTACACCTCCGGCACCACCGGCAACCCCAAGGGCGTCCTCTACTCCCACCGCTCCTGTGTGCTGCACGCGCTCGCGCTGTGCATGACCGACACCTTCGGCATCGGCGAGCCGGACGCCATCCTCCCCGTGGTGCCCATGTTCCACGCCGCCGCCTGGGGCATGCCCCATGCCGCCGTCTTCACCGGCGCCCGGCTCGTCTTCCCCGGGCCCCACCTGGACCCCACCAGCCTGTTGGACCTGATGGCCGGCGAGCGCGTCACCCTCGCCGCCGGGGTGCCCACCATCTGGCTCGGCATCCTCGCCCTGCTCGACCAGGAGCCCAAGCGCTGGGATTTGCGCTCCGTGCGCACCATGGCCATCGGCGGCTCGGCCGCGCCTCCCGCGATGATCGCCGGCTTCCTCCACCGCCACGGGCTCGTCGTCACCCACGCCTGGGGCATGACCGAGCTCAACCCCGTGGGCACCCTCGCGCGCCCGCGCCGCCACCACGAGCACCTCCCCCAGGAGGAGCGGCTCGCCCTCCGCGCCACGCAGGGCTTCGCCCTCCCGCTCGTCGAGGTGCGCCACGTGAGTGACGCGGGGAAGGTGCTGCCCTGGGACGGCTCCACCATGGGCGAGCTGGAGGTGCGCGGGCCCTGGGTCGCCTCCTCGTACTACGGCGGCGAGGGCCCGGATCGCTTCACCCCGGATGGCTGGTTCAAGACGGGGGATGTCGTCACGCTCGACGCGGATGGCTACGTGCGCATCACCGACCGCTCCAAGGACGTCATCAAGTCCGGCGGCGAGTGGATCAGCTCCGTGGACCTGGAGAACGCCCTCATGGCCCACCCGGCCGTGCTCGAGGCCGCCGTGTTCGCCGCCAAGGACCCGAAGTGGGACGAGCGCCCCCTGGCCGCCGTGGTCTTCAAGCCGGGCCAGTCCGTCTCCAAGGAGGAGCTCGCCGCCCACCTGGAGAAGCGCTTCGTGAAGTGGTGGCTGCCGGATGACTACGTCTTCATCCCGCAGATTCCGCGCACCTCCACCGGCAAGTTCCTCAAGACGAAGCTGCGCGAGGACTACGGCAACTACCTGCTCGACAAGCAGCGCCAGGGCAGCTGA
- a CDS encoding phosphotransferase has product MAPVWEADVQLTREEATRLVERRCPSLAPARLEHLGTGWDNTAYTVNGQWVFRFPRRKVAVPLLENEARILPRLAPHLPLRIPEPVWHGRPEGDYPYPFAGYALLPGVTACAVTWTPGERLRNAAALGGFLRALHGLPVDDETLARGPGDELARADLRKRAPMILERLEKVEAAHPEMDGRALRAWLSRLVDAPPWERRACWVHGDLYARHLLVDEHHTVTGVLDWGDVHLGDPAIDLTLAFTFLPPEARGVFREAYGDIDEATWDRARFRAFHYGVALVLYGESERDEAITRVGWDALRHGAAI; this is encoded by the coding sequence ATGGCACCGGTATGGGAAGCGGACGTCCAGCTGACGCGCGAGGAGGCCACCCGGCTGGTGGAGCGGAGGTGTCCGTCGCTGGCCCCGGCGCGGCTGGAGCACCTGGGAACGGGCTGGGACAACACGGCGTACACGGTGAATGGACAGTGGGTGTTCCGCTTCCCGCGCCGGAAGGTGGCGGTGCCCCTGCTGGAGAACGAGGCCCGCATCCTGCCCCGGCTGGCGCCCCACCTGCCGCTGCGCATCCCCGAGCCGGTGTGGCACGGCCGGCCCGAGGGAGACTACCCCTACCCCTTCGCCGGGTACGCGCTGCTGCCCGGAGTCACCGCCTGCGCCGTGACGTGGACGCCTGGGGAGCGGCTGCGCAATGCCGCGGCGCTCGGGGGCTTCCTGCGGGCGCTGCACGGCCTTCCGGTGGACGACGAGACGCTGGCACGCGGCCCGGGAGACGAGCTGGCGCGGGCGGACCTGCGCAAGCGCGCGCCGATGATTCTCGAGCGGCTGGAGAAGGTGGAGGCGGCCCACCCGGAGATGGACGGACGAGCGCTACGGGCCTGGCTGTCCCGGCTGGTGGACGCACCGCCCTGGGAGCGGCGCGCCTGCTGGGTGCACGGAGACCTGTACGCGCGACACCTGCTCGTGGACGAGCACCACACGGTGACGGGGGTGCTCGACTGGGGAGACGTGCACCTGGGAGATCCGGCGATCGACCTGACGCTGGCCTTCACCTTCCTGCCGCCGGAGGCGCGAGGCGTGTTCCGCGAGGCCTACGGAGACATCGACGAGGCCACGTGGGACCGGGCGCGTTTCCGGGCGTTCCACTACGGGGTGGCGCTGGTGCTTTACGGAGAGAGCGAGCGGGACGAGGCCATCACGCGGGTGGGCTGGGACGCCCTGCGCCACGGCGCCGCCATCTGA
- a CDS encoding alkaline phosphatase PhoX, translating to MPLNRRNFLRLSALSGSALALGPAFWRNAYAAPAQPGPSPYGAMSGSADVNGVRLPAGFSSRIVARSGVQVASTGYSWHGAPDGGACFPVSGGGWIYTSNSEKSSGTGGASALKFDAGGAIIGAYRILSNTTSNCAGGPTPWGTWLSCEEFSGGRVWECDVTKSSQGSVRSALGTFAHEAVAVDSEDFRLYLTEDSTSGRFYRFTPSAYPSLGSGTLEAARVSGDPLTGATVTWVAVSSTKPASQQTNASQTSVFNGGEGCWYDRGVVYFTTKGDNRVWAYTPSTSRLELIYDDNLYPGSPLTGVDNVTVSSAGDIYVAEDGGDLQICIITPGRVVAPFLQLVGHNSSEICGPAFSPDGKRLYFSSQRGTTGSSSNGITFEVTGPFRT from the coding sequence ATGCCGCTCAATCGCCGCAACTTCCTGCGTCTGTCCGCGCTCAGTGGATCCGCGCTCGCCCTGGGCCCGGCCTTCTGGCGCAACGCCTACGCCGCCCCCGCCCAGCCCGGCCCCAGCCCCTATGGCGCCATGTCCGGCTCGGCCGACGTCAACGGCGTCCGCCTGCCCGCCGGCTTCTCCTCGCGCATCGTCGCCCGCTCCGGCGTCCAGGTGGCCAGCACCGGCTACTCCTGGCACGGCGCTCCGGACGGCGGCGCCTGCTTCCCCGTCTCCGGCGGCGGGTGGATCTACACCTCCAACTCCGAGAAGTCCTCGGGCACCGGCGGCGCCTCCGCCCTCAAGTTCGATGCCGGCGGCGCCATCATCGGCGCGTACCGCATCCTCTCCAACACCACCTCCAACTGCGCCGGCGGCCCCACCCCCTGGGGCACCTGGCTCTCCTGCGAGGAGTTCTCCGGCGGCCGCGTCTGGGAGTGCGATGTGACGAAGTCCTCGCAGGGCTCGGTGCGCTCCGCGCTCGGCACCTTCGCCCACGAGGCCGTCGCCGTGGACTCCGAGGACTTCCGCCTCTACCTCACCGAGGACAGCACCAGCGGCCGCTTCTACCGCTTCACCCCCTCCGCCTATCCCTCACTCGGCTCGGGCACCCTCGAGGCCGCCCGCGTGTCGGGAGATCCCCTCACCGGCGCCACCGTGACGTGGGTGGCCGTGTCCTCCACGAAGCCCGCCTCCCAGCAGACCAATGCCTCGCAGACCTCCGTCTTCAACGGCGGCGAGGGCTGCTGGTACGACCGCGGCGTCGTCTACTTCACCACCAAGGGCGACAACCGCGTCTGGGCCTATACCCCCTCCACCTCACGCCTGGAGCTCATCTACGACGACAACCTCTACCCGGGCTCGCCCCTCACCGGCGTGGACAACGTCACCGTGTCCTCCGCGGGGGATATCTACGTCGCCGAGGACGGGGGAGACTTGCAGATCTGCATCATCACCCCGGGCCGGGTGGTGGCTCCGTTCCTCCAGCTCGTGGGCCACAACAGCTCGGAGATCTGCGGCCCCGCGTTCAGCCCGGATGGCAAGCGGCTGTACTTCAGCTCGCAGCGCGGCACCACCGGCTCCTCGAGCAACGGCATCACCTTCGAGGTGACCGGGCCCTTCCGCACGTAG
- a CDS encoding adenylate/guanylate cyclase domain-containing protein gives MISTRTTPEAAEAGLEELRVLHALNRAVDSLIEGCIRDQLSLAQTFQRILPEVLKETGAQGIAVTTRNEELAEQTFHAGDFGGVFPGPLLAGPHGTRREGSGTRVSQTLDVMGQTVGHIGLYLVGDHTQPEHAQRLERMLDTVAEQLDTVLLLVHTASEKQELILRLNQLLANPVFEAGMDQVVLTLAQRVRVPGFLLVYRDAVRHSVLHYRVYRNGHLEHDSGDKPSAELDALLRTHGTELLQPGEERLKRALGQPRVMEAVLISGHLQSEQLGRILLWSGEEGFSSHTMDLVRVLASTLSQRLVDYNRERTHLSKFFPAEAIDELLQVPDYAARFLVGRDEEVGILFADLNGFTRLCEQLESPARIGRFVDRWSERMVELLWRHGGVFDKMVGDCIIGLFGPPFFRGSRRERCEALVRAACDIQRTTVAMSADPEVRTICERVGMPGLGVAVGLNLAPTLCGFFGPNQDYTGFSTGMNQTARLQSLAGFREMLVMEPVKQALEGSQDAFLQSLTYGELTETPVKNVAKPLRHHRLHLPD, from the coding sequence ATGATCTCCACACGGACCACGCCGGAGGCCGCCGAGGCCGGGCTCGAGGAGCTGCGTGTGCTGCACGCGCTCAATCGCGCCGTGGACTCGCTCATCGAGGGGTGCATCCGGGACCAGCTGTCCCTGGCGCAGACCTTCCAGCGAATCCTGCCCGAGGTACTGAAGGAGACGGGGGCGCAGGGCATCGCCGTCACCACGCGCAACGAGGAGCTGGCCGAGCAGACCTTCCACGCGGGGGACTTCGGTGGCGTCTTCCCGGGCCCGCTGCTCGCCGGGCCGCACGGCACGCGGCGCGAGGGGAGTGGCACGCGGGTGAGCCAGACGCTGGACGTGATGGGCCAGACGGTGGGGCACATCGGCCTGTACCTGGTGGGAGACCATACCCAGCCCGAGCACGCCCAGCGCCTGGAGCGCATGCTGGACACAGTGGCCGAGCAGCTCGACACGGTGCTGCTGCTGGTGCACACGGCGAGTGAGAAGCAGGAGCTGATCCTCCGGCTCAACCAGCTGCTGGCCAACCCCGTCTTCGAGGCGGGCATGGACCAGGTGGTGCTGACGCTGGCGCAGCGGGTGCGGGTGCCGGGCTTCCTGCTGGTGTACCGGGACGCGGTGCGGCACTCGGTGCTGCACTACCGGGTGTACCGCAACGGGCACCTGGAGCACGACTCGGGGGACAAGCCCTCGGCGGAGCTGGACGCGCTGCTGCGTACCCACGGCACCGAGTTGCTCCAGCCAGGCGAGGAGCGGCTCAAGCGGGCGCTGGGACAGCCGCGGGTGATGGAGGCGGTGCTCATCTCGGGCCACCTGCAGAGCGAGCAGCTGGGCCGCATCCTGCTGTGGTCGGGCGAGGAGGGCTTCTCCAGCCACACGATGGACCTGGTGCGGGTGCTGGCCTCGACGCTGAGCCAGCGGCTGGTGGACTACAACCGCGAGCGCACGCACCTGTCGAAATTCTTCCCGGCGGAGGCGATCGACGAGCTGTTGCAGGTGCCGGACTACGCGGCGCGCTTCCTGGTGGGGAGGGACGAGGAGGTGGGCATCCTCTTCGCGGACCTCAACGGCTTCACGAGGCTGTGCGAGCAGCTGGAGAGCCCGGCGCGCATCGGCCGCTTCGTGGACCGGTGGAGCGAGCGGATGGTGGAGCTGCTGTGGAGGCACGGGGGGGTGTTCGACAAGATGGTGGGCGACTGCATCATCGGCCTGTTCGGCCCGCCGTTCTTCCGGGGCAGCCGGCGCGAGCGGTGCGAGGCGCTGGTGCGGGCGGCGTGTGACATCCAGCGCACGACGGTGGCGATGAGCGCGGACCCGGAGGTGCGGACCATCTGTGAGCGGGTGGGGATGCCGGGGCTGGGAGTCGCGGTGGGACTCAACCTGGCGCCGACGCTGTGCGGCTTCTTCGGACCGAACCAGGACTACACGGGCTTCTCGACGGGGATGAACCAGACGGCGAGGCTGCAATCGCTGGCGGGGTTCCGCGAGATGCTGGTGATGGAGCCGGTGAAGCAGGCGCTGGAGGGAAGCCAGGACGCCTTCCTCCAATCGCTCACGTATGGCGAGTTGACGGAGACACCGGTGAAGAACGTGGCGAAGCCGCTGCGCCACCACCGTCTCCACCTGCCAGACTGA
- a CDS encoding PLP-dependent cysteine synthase family protein — protein MTSRPPCRPLPADGRFLQAIAPTPLVPVRLDAEGPTIWCKLEFLNPSGSTKDRIARYMLEKAWRLGELCPGGEVVEASSGSTSIALALASAQMGLKFTAVMPEGVTGERVLTIRAYGGNVELVPRDSGIRGAITRAEEIARERKAFAPRQFENPDNAEAHRVWTGQEILSQVPGGLVHAVVSGVGTGGTVVGLYQAFAEAGCPVVPFVARPISGMGTDIECCSFSSRVPGVVDGLSRLYREADLPGLVELNVSDDVAMSTARALIRRGFPVGPSSGLNYAAAVEAAKRLGPQAQVVTLFPDRMERYFSTELLQPKGAA, from the coding sequence ATGACCTCACGTCCTCCCTGTCGCCCGCTGCCCGCGGATGGCCGCTTCCTCCAGGCCATCGCTCCCACGCCGCTGGTCCCCGTCCGCCTCGACGCGGAGGGCCCCACCATCTGGTGCAAGCTGGAGTTCCTCAACCCGAGCGGCTCCACCAAGGACCGCATCGCCCGCTACATGCTGGAGAAGGCGTGGCGCCTGGGCGAGCTGTGCCCGGGCGGCGAGGTGGTCGAGGCCTCCAGCGGCTCGACGAGCATCGCGCTGGCGCTGGCCTCGGCGCAGATGGGCCTGAAGTTCACCGCCGTCATGCCCGAGGGCGTCACGGGCGAGCGCGTGCTCACCATCCGCGCCTACGGTGGCAACGTGGAGCTGGTGCCGCGTGACTCGGGCATCCGGGGTGCCATCACGCGGGCGGAGGAGATCGCCCGGGAGCGCAAGGCCTTCGCGCCGCGCCAGTTCGAGAACCCGGACAACGCGGAGGCGCACCGGGTGTGGACGGGGCAGGAGATCCTCTCCCAGGTGCCGGGCGGACTGGTGCACGCGGTGGTGAGCGGCGTGGGCACGGGCGGCACGGTGGTGGGCCTCTACCAGGCCTTCGCCGAAGCGGGTTGCCCGGTGGTGCCCTTCGTGGCGCGGCCCATCTCGGGGATGGGCACCGACATCGAGTGCTGCAGCTTCAGCTCCCGGGTGCCGGGCGTGGTGGATGGCCTGTCGCGGCTATACCGCGAGGCGGACCTGCCGGGGCTGGTGGAGCTGAACGTCTCGGACGACGTGGCGATGAGCACGGCGCGGGCGCTCATCCGCCGGGGCTTCCCGGTGGGGCCCTCGTCGGGGCTCAACTACGCGGCGGCGGTGGAGGCGGCGAAGCGGCTGGGCCCGCAGGCGCAGGTGGTGACGCTCTTCCCGGACCGGATGGAGCGCTACTTCTCCACCGAGCTGCTGCAACCCAAGGGCGCCGCCTAG
- a CDS encoding alpha/beta fold hydrolase, whose product MKPLPPKQKARIQGQELEYLIVGQGSPTLVLINGAGGPIEGWLRVWEPLSALGTVFAYNRPGLGGSGKPVVAQTGDVIVESLRALLRHAHLSPPYVLVGHSLGGLAVNLLARTYPDEVSGVVLLDATAPEDVGVMASHQSGFQRFTQRTLDALFGKDEHGETEHVSRTVELIQRAGPFPDVPLVVVTGGKPAMAWATPAEALAARAEHQRRLTALSPRGKQLIANRSGHFPQLTEPEVVVEAVRLVTTGG is encoded by the coding sequence ATGAAGCCACTTCCTCCCAAGCAGAAGGCCCGCATCCAGGGACAGGAGCTCGAGTACCTCATCGTGGGGCAGGGCTCCCCCACCCTCGTGCTCATCAATGGAGCCGGCGGCCCCATCGAGGGATGGCTCCGGGTATGGGAGCCGCTGTCCGCATTGGGGACCGTCTTCGCGTACAACCGCCCGGGGCTCGGCGGCAGCGGGAAGCCGGTGGTCGCGCAGACCGGAGACGTCATCGTCGAGTCGCTCCGTGCGCTGCTGCGTCACGCCCACCTGTCTCCGCCCTACGTGCTGGTGGGGCATTCGCTCGGCGGCCTCGCCGTCAATCTCCTCGCCCGGACCTACCCGGATGAGGTCTCGGGCGTGGTGCTGCTCGATGCCACCGCGCCCGAGGACGTCGGTGTCATGGCCAGCCATCAGAGCGGCTTTCAGCGCTTCACCCAGCGCACGCTCGATGCACTCTTCGGAAAGGATGAGCACGGAGAGACGGAACACGTCTCGCGCACCGTCGAGCTCATCCAGAGAGCGGGCCCCTTCCCGGACGTCCCGCTCGTGGTCGTGACGGGCGGCAAACCGGCCATGGCCTGGGCCACCCCGGCGGAAGCGCTCGCGGCACGAGCGGAACACCAGCGGCGCCTGACGGCCCTGTCGCCCCGGGGAAAGCAGCTGATCGCCAACCGGAGCGGACACTTCCCGCAGCTCACGGAGCCCGAGGTCGTGGTGGAAGCCGTGCGCCTCGTCACCACCGGTGGATGA
- a CDS encoding radical SAM protein: MSPAALPSFEHVPVPPALARLRRFPMDGGLLLFDRDSGLNALCEGPETAHLRQRAPRALQFGITNRCNLACTFCSRDMEARSAWTADEAFQVLAGLAEAGVLEVAFGGGEPWVFPRFEELVCRLYDETPLAVSFTTNGLAFTARRLAAIRGRYGQCRLSLYEDNDWRRKVEELAEAGARFGVNYLVTPERLASLETVVLELVSRGCRDVLLLSYNGADRALHLTPGQAGELAKKVELLGRALAGRSQLKLDVCWGERMEAVPRLFRRTDCGAGRDYLVLTSDRKVMPCSFHHVAIPVGDAADVMAVWRERREELGSASRLPGCARVAGYGLETYAGGAL, translated from the coding sequence ATGTCCCCAGCCGCCCTCCCCTCCTTCGAGCACGTCCCCGTCCCGCCGGCGCTTGCCCGCCTGCGCCGCTTCCCGATGGATGGAGGGCTGCTGCTCTTCGACCGGGACAGCGGGCTGAACGCGCTGTGCGAGGGGCCGGAGACGGCGCACCTGCGCCAGCGCGCGCCGAGGGCGCTCCAGTTCGGCATCACCAACCGCTGCAACCTGGCGTGCACCTTCTGCTCCCGGGACATGGAGGCGCGGAGTGCCTGGACGGCGGACGAGGCCTTCCAGGTGCTGGCGGGGCTGGCGGAGGCGGGGGTACTGGAGGTGGCCTTCGGCGGGGGCGAGCCATGGGTGTTCCCCCGCTTCGAGGAGCTGGTGTGCCGGCTGTACGACGAGACGCCCCTGGCGGTGAGCTTCACCACCAACGGGCTGGCGTTCACCGCGCGCCGGCTGGCGGCCATCCGGGGACGCTACGGACAGTGCCGGCTGTCGCTCTACGAGGACAATGACTGGCGGCGGAAGGTGGAGGAGCTGGCGGAGGCGGGGGCGCGCTTTGGCGTCAACTACCTGGTGACGCCCGAGCGGCTCGCGTCGCTGGAGACGGTGGTGCTGGAGCTGGTGTCGCGAGGGTGCCGGGACGTGCTGCTGCTCAGCTACAACGGGGCGGACCGGGCGCTGCACCTGACTCCCGGGCAGGCGGGCGAGCTGGCGAAGAAGGTGGAGCTGCTGGGCCGGGCGCTGGCGGGCCGGAGCCAGCTGAAGCTGGACGTCTGCTGGGGCGAGCGGATGGAGGCGGTGCCGAGGCTGTTCCGGCGCACGGACTGCGGGGCGGGGAGGGACTACCTCGTGCTGACGAGTGACCGGAAGGTGATGCCGTGCAGCTTCCACCACGTGGCGATTCCGGTGGGGGACGCGGCGGACGTGATGGCGGTGTGGCGCGAGCGGAGGGAGGAGCTGGGCTCGGCGTCGAGGCTGCCGGGCTGCGCGCGGGTGGCGGGGTACGGGCTGGAGACCTACGCGGGAGGGGCGCTGTGA
- a CDS encoding sensor histidine kinase, with translation MTIRAKVFLFALLAVGLVCLMGIHLYVGAQKGQYIREQLTAIQEQRDAYERLHALAWPYLNMLAQTRRVEGSTALAQRELMMKVEQELALLGDSLSREEQWLDDRPEMVERDEQRQLRDAYQHWSEWAAARVRALPEGSSVGSTLEWLLYSQFEQNVGERITSMQQAEKSEMDELRRRWDHNVLLTRQLALVFPAICLVLVLALAFAILTPLQRSLRGLMAVAERIGRGDFDIQLPPVGQDELGRLTHAFDRMARELRELLEEKQRLIRAEAEASEREARRYHAMLEDTVRTRTTQLADANVRLQDSLQQLQSAQEQLLFADRLAAVGRLAAGVGHEINNPLAFILSNLRYVHQELKQLPGAPSAEDREEMINALAEASEGAERVRLIVQDLKTLSRPDDVALGPVDLAEVVRGSAKMARHEVRDRARLVEDCGEVPPVHANAARLGQVFLNLIINAAHAIEPGRVQENEIRVEARLSAPDRVTVAVRDTGAGISPENLRRIFDPFFTTKPAGVGTGLGLSVCHRIITALGGEIRVESEPGRGTCFFITLRVADCSTDAGPSSSGQSAA, from the coding sequence ATGACGATTCGCGCCAAGGTGTTCCTGTTCGCCTTGTTGGCGGTCGGGCTCGTGTGCCTCATGGGCATCCACCTCTACGTGGGGGCCCAGAAGGGCCAGTACATCCGCGAGCAGCTCACCGCCATCCAGGAGCAGCGCGACGCCTACGAGCGGTTGCACGCGCTGGCCTGGCCCTACCTGAACATGCTGGCCCAGACCCGGCGGGTGGAGGGCAGCACCGCGCTCGCGCAGCGCGAGCTCATGATGAAGGTGGAGCAGGAGCTGGCGCTGCTCGGCGACAGCCTGTCCCGCGAGGAGCAGTGGCTGGACGACAGGCCCGAGATGGTCGAGCGGGACGAGCAGCGGCAGCTGCGCGATGCCTACCAGCACTGGTCGGAGTGGGCGGCGGCACGCGTGCGCGCCCTCCCCGAGGGCTCCTCCGTGGGCTCCACGTTGGAGTGGTTGCTGTACTCCCAGTTCGAGCAGAACGTGGGCGAGCGCATCACGTCCATGCAGCAGGCCGAGAAGTCCGAGATGGACGAGCTGCGGCGCCGCTGGGACCACAACGTCCTGCTCACCCGGCAGCTGGCGCTCGTCTTCCCCGCCATCTGCCTCGTGCTCGTGCTGGCGCTCGCCTTCGCCATCCTCACCCCCCTGCAGCGCTCGCTCCGGGGGCTCATGGCCGTGGCCGAGCGCATCGGGCGGGGAGACTTCGACATCCAGCTGCCCCCCGTGGGCCAGGACGAGCTGGGCCGGCTCACGCACGCCTTCGACCGGATGGCGCGCGAGCTGCGCGAGTTGCTCGAGGAGAAGCAGCGGCTCATCCGCGCCGAGGCCGAGGCCTCCGAGCGCGAGGCCCGCCGCTACCACGCCATGCTGGAGGACACGGTGCGCACCCGCACCACCCAGCTCGCCGATGCCAACGTCCGCCTCCAGGACAGCCTCCAGCAGCTCCAGTCCGCCCAGGAGCAGCTGCTCTTCGCGGACCGGCTCGCCGCCGTGGGCCGGCTCGCCGCGGGCGTGGGCCATGAAATCAACAACCCGCTCGCCTTCATCCTCAGCAACCTGCGCTACGTCCACCAGGAGCTGAAGCAGCTGCCCGGCGCCCCCTCCGCCGAGGACCGCGAGGAGATGATCAACGCGCTCGCCGAGGCCAGCGAGGGTGCCGAGCGCGTGCGCCTCATCGTGCAGGACCTCAAGACCCTGTCGCGGCCGGATGACGTGGCGCTCGGCCCGGTGGACCTGGCGGAGGTGGTGCGCGGCTCGGCCAAGATGGCCCGGCACGAGGTGCGGGACCGGGCCCGCCTGGTGGAGGACTGTGGCGAGGTGCCTCCCGTGCACGCCAACGCGGCGCGCCTGGGGCAGGTGTTCCTCAACCTCATCATCAACGCGGCGCACGCCATCGAGCCGGGCCGGGTGCAGGAGAATGAAATCCGCGTGGAGGCCCGGCTCTCCGCTCCGGACCGGGTCACCGTGGCGGTGCGCGACACCGGCGCCGGCATCTCCCCCGAGAACCTGCGGCGCATCTTCGATCCGTTCTTCACCACCAAGCCCGCGGGCGTGGGCACGGGGCTGGGGCTGTCGGTGTGCCACCGCATCATCACCGCGCTCGGCGGAGAGATTCGCGTGGAGAGCGAGCCGGGCCGCGGCACCTGCTTCTTCATCACCCTGCGCGTGGCCGATTGCTCCACGGACGCCGGGCCGTCCTCTTCCGGCCAGTCCGCGGCCTGA